The Parvibaculum sp. region TCAATCTCGAATGGCATCTGGCGGTGGCGCGCGCGAGCCAGAACGAACCGCTGATCGCTCTGATGGAAGCGATTTCAGACTCCATCCTGAAGGCGGCAGACTACCAGCAGGTCACCACTGAAGGTATCCGCCACGAAGCTTTTCTCGCCCATACCCGGATTATGAAGGCGATCACTCAGGGTGATGCGGCGCTAGCCTTCAAGAGCATGGAGCGCCACGTCAGCGCCTATAGCAAGGTGGCGCGCGAGCGTCTCCACCGGCAGCAGGTCTCGGCCAATCTCCAACCGGAAAAACGACTTCGGAAAAAGGAGCCTGCCGCGGACTGAGCGTATCGTGAGCTCACGCGGGTTGGTCCGGGAACACGGACAGTTGCGCGCGATGCGCTGAGGTTTGGCCCCCGAGGCCGCAAGGCTCAGCGCATGCCGCCGGCGGATAACCGAGGCGCTTGCCTCACGCGCCCATGTAGGCGGCCTGCAGCGCCGGATCATTGCGCAAGTCGTCGGAACTGCCGGACCGGACAATCCGGCCGTGCTCCACGACATAGGCCCGCTTCGACAGCTCGAGGGCCTCCTCCACATTCTGCTCGACCAGGACGATGGACAGACCTTCGTGGCGCGCCAACGCCTCCACGAGCTCGAACACCTTGCCCACCATCATTGGCGACAGCCCGACAGAAGGCTCGTCGAGCATCAGCAGCTTCGGGCGGCTCATCACCGCCCGCGCAATGGCGCACATCTGGCGCTCGCCGCCGGAGAGATGCCCCGCCAGTTGTTCGCGACGCTCCGCGAGGACCGGGAAAAGGCTGATGACCTCCTCCAGCCTGTCCTTCGCATCCTGCCGGGAACGTCGAGCGAAATAGCCAAGTTCCAGGTTTTCCTGGACGGTCATGAAGGGAAACAGCCGGCCGCCCTCGGGCACCATCACGAGGCCCATGGCGGGCAAGCGGTGCGGTGCGATCGTGGTGATGTCAGTGCCGTCGAAATGGATCGACCCGCGCGTGACCTCGACCAGCCGGGTGATGGCGCCGAGCAACGTGCTCTTTCCGGCGCCATTGGCGCCGACAATGGACACGATCTCGCCGTCGGAAACCGAAAGCGAGATGCCTTCGAGCACGGCCGCCTGATTGTAGCCGGCGTGGAGATCTCGGATTTCCAGGATGGTATTCACCGGCGCGCCTTCCCGATATAAGCCTCGACCACCTGCCGGTCGGACAGCACATCCTCCGGGCTTCCCTGCGCGATTTTCGTACCGAAGTTCAGCACGACCACCTGGTTGGCAAAGGCCCGCACGACTTTCAGATTGTGCTCGATGACCAGGATCGTGAAGCCTTCGCGGTGAAGCCGCTGTACGAGCGTGATGACCTCGTCGACCTCTGTCTGGTTGAGCCCCGCCATCACTTCATCCAGCAGGATGATGGTAGGATCAAGCGCGAGGGCGCGCGCGATCTCGAGCCGCCGACGCTCGCTGAGCGTGAGCAGGCCGGCCCTCACCGAAGCGCGGGCCGACAGGCCGACCATCTCGAGCGCTTCGCTCGCCCGCCGGGCGGCCGCCTGCGCGCCGCGGTTGTGCAGAAAGGCGCCAATGAGCGCGTTTTCAAGCGTTGTAAGCGAGGTCAGCGTCTTGGAGATCTGGAACGTGCGGCCAAAGCCGAGCACCGCGCGCTTCTGCGGCGACGCGGCCGTGATGTCCTCGCCCTTGAAGAGCACCGCGCCCGACGAGACTTTCAGCTGCCCCGTCACAAGGTTGAACAGGGTGGTTTTGCCGGCCCCGTTCGGGCCGATGAGGCTCACGAGATCGCCCTTGGCCATTTCCAACGAGACGTTGTTGACCGCTGTCAGTCCCCCGAAACGCTTGGTGACGCCGTCGATCTTGAGAAGCGGCTCAGCCATGGCGGCGCCTCCGGATTGATTGCCAGGCGGTTTCGGCGGCGCCGACGATGCCGCGCTTCAGGAACAACGAACACAGGATGAGAACCGCTCCCAGCACCACGAGATGGCCTCCCGGGATCGAGCCACCGATCGTCGCCCGCAGGTAAAACTCTACC contains the following coding sequences:
- a CDS encoding ABC transporter ATP-binding protein, yielding MAEPLLKIDGVTKRFGGLTAVNNVSLEMAKGDLVSLIGPNGAGKTTLFNLVTGQLKVSSGAVLFKGEDITAASPQKRAVLGFGRTFQISKTLTSLTTLENALIGAFLHNRGAQAAARRASEALEMVGLSARASVRAGLLTLSERRRLEIARALALDPTIILLDEVMAGLNQTEVDEVITLVQRLHREGFTILVIEHNLKVVRAFANQVVVLNFGTKIAQGSPEDVLSDRQVVEAYIGKARR
- a CDS encoding ABC transporter ATP-binding protein; this encodes MNTILEIRDLHAGYNQAAVLEGISLSVSDGEIVSIVGANGAGKSTLLGAITRLVEVTRGSIHFDGTDITTIAPHRLPAMGLVMVPEGGRLFPFMTVQENLELGYFARRSRQDAKDRLEEVISLFPVLAERREQLAGHLSGGERQMCAIARAVMSRPKLLMLDEPSVGLSPMMVGKVFELVEALARHEGLSIVLVEQNVEEALELSKRAYVVEHGRIVRSGSSDDLRNDPALQAAYMGA